The Cygnus olor isolate bCygOlo1 unplaced genomic scaffold, bCygOlo1.pri.v2 S98, whole genome shotgun sequence nucleotide sequence cttccctccctttccttcctttcttttggccccttcccccctccctttttgcccctttcctcccttttttcccccttccccagagTGCCAGCTGATGAAAACCGAGCGGCCCCGACCCAACACCTTCGTCATCCGCTGCCTGCAGTGGACGACGGTCATCGAGAGGACCTTCCACGTGGATTCCCCCGAGGAGCGGTAGGCACGGGGCCTCCCCCAAAACCTCGCCGCCCCCAAAACCTCGCCGCCCCCGAGCGAAGcgaatcccctccctcaccgaatccccttccccccccgcAGCGAGGAGTGGATGCGAGCCATCCAGACGGTGGCCAACAGCCTGAAGAACCAGGAGCCGGAGGTGGACGCCATGGACTACAAGTGCGGCTCTCCCAACGACAGCACCGGGGCTGAGGAGATGGAGGTGGCCGTCAGCAAAACCCGTGCCAAGGCGGTAAGGCGGCTCGGCACCGCGGCGCGGCTCCGAGcccgctgctgcagctcccgtgGCGTTGCTCCCGACGGGGATAACGGGACGGGGGAAAAACTCGAATTATTGGGCGCTTTCTGGATCCTGCTCGCCCtcgccgcagccccccccgccTCGTGTTTCTCTTTCCAAACCCCCAGACCATGAACGATTTCGATTACCTGAAGCTCCTGGGCAAAGGCACCTTTGGCAAAGTCATCCTGGTGCGGGAGAAGGCCACCGGCCGCTACTACGCCATGAAGATCCTGCGGAAGGAGGTCATCATCGCCAAGGTAGGGGcgagctgctggggcagcctcCTCCCCCAGCTGATCTCGCAGCCTCGGGGAGCACCCAAAACACTTCGGGGATGAAAACGGGGCACGGGGCGGCACGCTCCCACGGGGGCGTCGCCTTCTGGTTACGTGCGGTGGCGTTCCCAGCCCCTGGAGCGAAAAACAAAGCTTCTTGGGTGCTCCCAGCGCTGGTTTTTGGGTTCAGCAGCGCGGAATCCCCCTTCTCCCGAAAATGAGGGGCTCGCAGAGCTCGACCCGGCGCTGAGCAACgctcccctttctcctccccctcttcccccacGCAGGATGAAGTGGCGCACACCGTAACGGAGAGCCGGGTGCTGCAGAACACCAGGCACCCCTTCCTGACCGTGAGTACCTCCCTCAGCCACCTCACACCTCTTAACCGCAGCCCGGCTCGGCTCCCGGCGCGAACGTTTTCGGGGCGGGATCCCTCTGGGGCGCAGGAAGCGTCCCAGAACGCGTTAATTTTTCGGGGGAGCCCCTCTTTTCTACCAAGCCCGCCGTCCAAAAGCCCTcgggggagcagcaggggcgTGGATCCTGCGCTGGCTTCGCCGTGGTCCTGCCGCGACCGAGGACACGCGGATATTTATCAGACCAAAGCTCCTCGAGCCGGGTCCCGGGCCCAACACCGCATCCTCGGGGCAAAGCCAGAGCCACCGACGCCTCCCTttggcctcctcctcctccatgcaGCCCTTTTGCTCCTCAGACCCttctttttacccttttttcccctctcgcAGGCGCTGAAGTACGCCTTCCAGACCAACGACCGGCTCTGCTTCGTCATGGAGTACGCCAACGGCGGCGAGGTGCGGGCGAACGCGGCGAGCGCCGGGCGCCGCGCTGGGATTTTGGGGCAGTTCTCCCCCAAATCAATCCTCTCAGCTCCTTCCAGCGCTGCTTCACGCCCTGCTGTCGCTCCCAGGGTTATTTCTCCACCTCTTAACCCCTTGTTTTGGCAAaaccggggggggggcgtgggggggaACGGCCCCGTGCTCATGCACCTCTCGTGTTCAAAGCCGGGCATTTTGCTCTCCCCGGCGGCGAGGAGCTGGGAATATTTTGGGTGGTGGGAAGCGAGGAGCTTAGGGCACGCGTGACCGCATCAGCTGCCCGCGCGGAGCTGCTGAGAGCGATTAGCCCGGGATTTGCTGCTTTCGTATTTTGCTGACGGGCCCCcgctttctgttttttttttttttttttcccctcttcttctccccccaaagctgtttttccacCTCTCGAGGGAGCGCGTCTTCACGGAGGACCGGGCTCGCTTCTACGGCGCGGAAATCGTCTCTGCCCTGGAGTACCTGCACTCCAGGGACGTGGTCTACAGGGATATCAAGGTACCAGCACGCTTCTGCCCGCACGAGCACCCGGTTTTAATTGTCCTGGGACCGCATTTGGGGTTCCCAGCACCGTCCTCCTGGTCCTCAGAGGTGAAAACCGCGCTCCGTTTTCCACGGGCTgcttttttctgccttgttcGTCGCAGAGGACGGAGATTTTTATCCCCCGAAGGGGGCTGGGGATGCGATCGCGCGTGTTGGTGCAGGAGGGAGGGCTCGGACCTGCCGGGATGAGCTGCAGCcaccccgtccccatccctgtgggGCGGACCGAGCGCCCTCAAACCCATCCCGCGGAgccttgggggggggtgggggggggttggcAAACGCTTCCCCAACCTTTTTCCTGCCTCgctttccagctggaaaaccTCATGCTGGACAAAGACGGCCACATCAAGATCACCGACTTCGGGCTCTGCAAGGAGGGCATCAGCGACGGAGCCACCATGAAAACCTTCTGCGGCACGCCGGAGTACCTGGCCCCGGAGGTCTCTCTGCTTCCCCCCCATCCCTAAATCGCAGCGACCGCGCCCGGAATTGCCCaaaccctcccctccccgccccccccccccccgtttgTTTTTTCGGCGCAGGTTTTGGAGGACAACGACTACGGGCGCGCCGTGGACTGGTGGGGTCTGGGGGTGGTGATGTACGAGATGATGTGCGGCCGCCTGCCCTTCTACAACCAGGACCACGAGCGCCTCTTCGAGCTCATCCTGATGGAGGAGATCCGCTTCCCCCGCACGCTCAGCCCCGAGGCCAAAGCCCTGCTGGCCGGGCTGCTCAAAAAGGACCCCAAACAGAGGtgagggagcggggccgcgcgcTTCGGGGGCGCTCAGCACCGTGCTGCCGGCCCCCGGGGACACGGCTGTGCGCCCCCGCAGGCTCGGGGGAGGCCCCAGCGACGCCAAGGAGGTGATGGAGCATCGCTTCTTCGCCGCCATCAACTGGCAGGACGTGGTCCAGAAGAAGGTAACGGCCTCGGGGACgccgggggctcggggggcaGCGCCCCGGGGTCCCCGTTCGCCCacgccgccgccccccccccttccttttctcctccagctcGTGCCCCCCTTCAAGCCCCAAGTGACGTCCGAGATCGACACGCGCTACTTCGACGACGAGTTCACCGCCCAGTCCATCACCATCACGCCGCCGGACCGCTGTGAGCGCTCCCCGCTTCCTTTTCCCACCCCTGCCACCCCTCCAAAAATCCCCCGAGGCGCGGGACGGGGGCGGGGGGCCCCCTCTacgcccccccccagccgtgCCAATCCTCCTGtcgtgtgtcccccccccccgcccctttatttttttttctcggCAGACGACAACATGGGCTCCCTGGAGAGCGACCAGCGCACGCACTTCCCCCAGTTCTCCTACTCCGCCAGCATCCGGGAGTGACGAGCGCCGGGCGATTCCTCCCACCAGGGGAcccgggggggctctgccccacccccggggggggctctgccccacgCTTGGGGGGGCCGCGGGAGGCCGCAGCGGCCGCAGCCTCGCTCCGCGGCCGGCACCGAGCTGCTCCTCCCTCCCCCGAGCGTAggactgctttttattttattttattgttttattatatatatattttttaaaactcctAGAAGTGCTCGCAGCTTTTTTAAACGCCCCCCCCCGTGGCCCTTCAGGGcctttctcccctctttccccccccctcccccagtaCCCCCCAGTGTTCCCAGTAAGGAGGTGCGGGCTCCAGCTCCCAAAATCGCCGGGGCGGGGGATTCTGCCCcaaaagcaatataaatatatatatatatatatttttcctttttcttcgATGCCTTAAAGCCGGGATGCTGTCACCCcgctggggcaggggggccGGGGCCCTTGTCAcctccgtgtcccccccccccgccccccctcccgGTGGGCTCCGTTGCCGGCGATGGAGCCGGTGGCACCGCGCGCCCCGGGtagggggggttggggggggacggggggggggggtcctcgGGGTCGCGCCGCCGTCACCGCCGGGCCGGTGACGAGGTGGGGGcgcgtgtcccccccccccccctttttttcccccctccctcttcctGCCCAAAATTTGGAGTCGAATTAACTTAAAAACcaccaaataaagaaaaatagcgGCACAGgaccccccggggggggggggcacaggacCCCcggggggggacatgggggcgggggggggggggtcctggtgtCGCGGCGGCCGGCGGCTGCTTTCGCCCGCCCTCGGATTTGTACGGTACAAGCAATAAAAcgttggtttttttgttggtttttttcgGGGGGGGTTTTGGGTCTTTCCTGCGCCCTTGGGGACACCCCCCCACGGGGTCTGGTGCGGCGTtgggacggggggggggaggggggatggACCGGGATAAGGGACAGGGACaagggatggggctgggagacTGGGACaagggacagggatggggatggggacagggatggggacagggacggggacggggacagggacaagggaTGGGGAcgtgggatggggacagggatggggacggggacagggacaagggaTGGGGACGTGGGATGGGGCTGAggaatggggacagggatggggacagggacgtgggatggggacagggacaagggaTGGGGACGTGGGATGGGGCTGAggaatggggacagggatggggacagggacgtgGGATGGGGACAAGAGACTGGGACAAGGGACGTGGGATGGGGATAGGGGACGTGGGACGGGGATAAGGGACATGGGAcaagggacagggacaggatAAGGACAGGGACGTGGGATGGGGACAAGAGACTGGGACTGGGATAAgggacaggatggggacaggagggtGGGACaagggacgggacggggacagggggatGTGGGGTGGGGACAGGAGACTGGGACAAGGTACAGGGATGGGGATGCGGGATGGGGATGAGGAatagggacagggatggggacagggacgtgGGATGGGGACGAGACTGGGACAAGGGacatgggatggggacaggagaCGGGGATAAGGGACaaggcatggggacagggacaagggaCGGGGACAAgggacaggatggggacagggatgtgggatggggagaggagacTGGGACAAGGGACTGGAATGGGGACCGGAGACTGGGATAAGGGACAGGATAAGGACGGGGACGTGGGTTGGGGACAAGGGATGGCGACAAGGGACAGGGATGTGGGGTGGGGACCGGAGAGTGGGGTAGGGGACAAAGGATGGGGACAGGGTcaagggatggggacagggacgtgggatggggacaggaggcTGGGACCAGGGACAGGGACGTGGAGTGGatgtgggatggggacagcctTTGGGACACGCCACGGGTGCAGGGCCCAGGACGGGGACACGGGCAGGGGACCGCGGACACGCCCGTGGGGACAGCGACACGCGACAGACCCACGCGGGGCGCCTGCCCCTTTAAGACCGCCCCCCCCACGCTCCCTGGTGGCGCGCCGCGTTGACCACGCCCCCTTtagccccgccccgccccctaGCCCCGCCCCCTCGGCGTGCGCTCCCCTCCCTTCAGTCTCCGCGCGCCGGCTCCGCGGCGTCCTCGCGCCGCCGTCGCCGCCCCCCATTGGCCCGTGCGCtcgcgccgccgccgcctggtGAGagaccccccccgcccctccccgcgcCGCCTCAGTCTCCCCCGAGGGGCTCGGGGGAGACGGGCGGGAAGGGGGGCGCTGCCGCCGCTCGCGCCTCCGCCGCTCTTCCCCAGCGACCGCGGGCCGCTTTTGGGGACCGGGGAGGGTTGGagggcacggcgggggggggtccccggtAGCTCCGGCTCCCCGCTTCCTCCTCCCGGCGGGCTACGGGAGGCGCTGCTGGGATTTGTAGtccgcgggcggcggcgcgggccTAGCGGCggatgggggtgggaggggggagaggactacaactcccagcgGCCCCCGcgcggggtggggagggggcggcgcTGGTGCCCCGCAGGAGTTGGGGCCCGGGCCGCGGGGGGAATGAcgtggttttgggggggggggggggggaattagggggtcctggggggatttgggggggaaaCTGTGGGCTTTTGGGGGGCAATTATGGGTTTTGGGGGGATctggggaggtttgggggggttctgaggggttttggggtcctAAGGTGCTTTGGGGCGGGGTCTCTGAGGGATTTTAGGGGGGCCCCTGACGTGATTTTGGGGCCCTGAGGTGTTTTGGGGGGACTCTGTagtgtttgggggggggtggcgcccccaccccacagcccccccgtCTCCTTTTGTGTTGTCGGGGGCGGGCAAAGCGAGCCCTTGCTGTCCTGTGCCCCCCCctcattttttgggggggcacCATGGGGGGGGATGCCCCCCCTCAGTTTTGGGGtacagctcctgctccccacccccaccccccacccccccaaaaaaaaccaaacaaaacagggGAATCCCCCCTTTATAATAGGGTCCCCCACCGCTTCCCCCTCCCCTGGGATAttttgcgggggggggggcacccccttaaccccccccccccccaaaattcAGGCCAGGCAGATGAGCACTCATTCATCcaactcttattttttattattttttttgcttctttttccctttttataaataaaaacccacCCAGGGCTGATGTGAGGCCCCGAGCCGGAGCTGGCCCCCCCCCTTGTTACCCTaacgagcccccccccccgaccccatttttaaccatttctttaattttctgggGCGCCAGAACTCCCTACTGGGAGGTAACCCATAATAACGACCCCATAGGAAGCAGGATTTGGGGGTTTTGGTGTCTTTTGGGGTAAAAAGCCCCGCTTTTTTGTGCAAATtttaaaagggggggggggtccaagGCAGTTTTTGGGGTGTGGCAGCCGGAATTGGGGTGGAATTGGGTCAAACTGGGGGTGCTGGTGAATGAATGGGGCTGTAGGTTCGGGGTTTGGGGGGCGTGGGTGGGGGcttggccccccccccccgaggggTTGTTTTCCCAAACTTAacctgtttttcctcaaaaaacTCTAATTTTAGAAGCTCGCCAGCGGCCGGAGCGATGCTGAAACATTTCCCTTAAAGAATTAAGtgggaaagggggaggggggggggaaatgacCCTAAAACAACCAAACTCCCCCCAAAATCCAGCTGGGGGTGTACGTGTGGAAGCgaacaccaccaccccccccccccgggatttcttccctttttagggtcaggattttgggggggggggcgacaCGACTCCCACACCCCCCCCAAATCAcccaggttttatttttttgtttgtttttgttttttttcccccatttaatgcgaaaaaaatgggattttattttcggcccttcccagcccccccgggggctcgGTCGAGGGCGTATtttcattcccccccccccccctttttttttttttccttctcttaattAAATCCCGTCGCCAAACTTGTCCTGACCTATTTGTGCAGGCACCAGAGAGCCGTTCGCTAACGAGCCGCTGTTAATTAGGATACGCTGCCGGGCTCCGCTCCCCCCGCGGTGCAACCGAAGgggctttttttggggggggaaatcCTCAATTTTGCGATCCTCAAATTTGGGATCTCGAGGGGGGCAGCACCCCTCAAACTCTTGGTTTTTGCCAGCGAAAACCCCAATTTCCCTTTATTTTACCCAATAAcgaggctgctgcttcttctcctgctgactttttgggggagaaaaacctcccttttgttccttttattatttttggggggttgtttttgtgttttttgtggttttttgttgtttttttttctggggccGTGGCAGCGCCCGCTCTGCAGGTCGGGGCTTGCCGGGCTCAGCCCGCTCCGCCTGCTGCGTTCCCTTCGTTAGCAGCTTCATTATCATTCAAAAACCTTGAATTCTCACCCATTTTGGAACCAattttgggttggttttttttttttcagcgcCCCCCAAGTCTCCCCAACACCGCCCCGAGGCCGTAATTAAGGCTGCCGAGGTAAAGACCCCGCTTTTAATTGATTAAAGCAGGTTAATTGCGTCGCTCCGAGCCCGCTTCCCCCCTTTATACACATTTAAGggatttctctgctttttgcccCAAATCCAGAGCCGTCCCGTGATCCCGAACCCCGCTGACCCCGACCGCGGGCTGCTGTCGGACCCCCCCCAGCACATCCCCACGGTAAGGTTGGTGATTTTGGGGGAATATCCCGGTATTTTGTGAATTGTGACCATCCGCTATTGTaattttcccccccttttttttccttttttccccccttttttccttttttcccttccttttacACTAAAACCAATTAATGACATTCTCATCGCCCGGTAATGGGGATTATTTGGCGTTAACCGCCCCTAATTAGGCACAAAGTTGTGAACCTCTTAGCTAATTGCTCCACTAATTTCCCCTCCCCGGTTCCTCCCGCGGCTGCAGCCGGCCCACAGCCAGCCGGGGACATTTTGGGTTCGTTTCCTGCCTTTTACACATTTAGGGCCAATTTTCAGGAAACGCAGAACTTGGCCATCGGTTGAAGCAGGTGTTTTGCCTGGCGTTCCCCAATTTTGGGGcgctttttggggggggaaaaaagcgtGAAATAGGGTGCGTGGTCTCTGCGGTGCGTTGAGTGCACTCCCGATCCGTTTTTTGGGCTGTTTTCACCCAAAATGAGCGCTGGACGGGAGCGTGAGCGACCTGAAGGACGGCAAAACCAGGAGCCGTGccttaaatctttatttttaacgGGAAAGTTTCCCCGATGCCCGGCTTTTTCCTCCGCTTCGAGGCTAAGGCAGGGTTAAAGCCGTGGCCACGGGGGGAAGAACGCCAGAAATTGTAGCGCAATTTATCAAAAGCCGTggttaataattaaaaaacctCGCCCTTCCCCCCTCGCGGCGGCTCCCGGGCGCTTTGGGGCGTGCGGCTCGGAAAACCCAGCTCGGTAAATAGGCTCCGAGATAGGGCAGAAACCGCCCAATTTCCCCCCAAATTTTGGGGCATTTCGCACCCACGTGTGGCGGCGACCCTAAATACGGGACCACAGCGGGCCGTTTGACGCCcttttcctggtgtttttgcCCCCAAAAATCACTTGGGGCAGCGGGGTCGTCCCGTTCCCCGCAAGGAGAGCTGCGAAGAGTCGGCTAAAAtggctaaaattaaaaattatggctaaaattaaaaaaatatatatatattttttttgcttcgGGAGCCAActaaaattgttaaaattaaaaattatggctaaaatggttaaaattattattttttttgctctggGTGGTCAAATTCTCGCTGGCACATGAGGAAATCCCCTGGGGACGTGGTGCCGGGAACCGCCCGCTTCCCTCCAAAATTTTGGGGCAATTTTCACCCGTGCATGACAGCGACCCTAAATACGGGACCGCAGCGGGGCGTTTGAGCCCTTTTCCTGGCGTTTTTATCCCAAAAATCACTCGGGGCATCAGGGTTGTCCTGCTCCTCGGTGCCGTGAGGTTCCGGCTAAAAtggctaaaatgaaaaattgtggctaaaattaaaagaaaatattctatttttggCTTTGGGAGCCAGCTAAAatggttaaaattaaaaattacggctaaaatggttaaaattattattttttttgctctggGCGATCAAATTCTCACCGGCACACGAGGAAATCCCTCGGGGACGACGCGGTGCCGGACCCTGACCCTGCGCGGTGACGGCCGTGGGTGTTCCTCTGCCCTTCGCCCCCGGGGAGCGCCTGGCCCCAAATCTGCGGCGGATCCGAGGGCACggagcggaaaaaaaaaaaaatcaatttttccaCCCGGCTGCGTCGGGAATGAGTTAATTCCCCCCGTTTTTCCATCTGGAGACGGAGAGAATAGAGTAGGACCTACAATAACAGCGCTGGTTGTGTTTACGTGTTAATTTTTGGGGGCTGAGCTCGACGTTTGCGGCTCGCGAGCTGAGGGATTCGGCGTTGCCCAGCGGGGGGATTTTGGGCCCGGATCTCGCCGTTTTGGTTAAAGCAGTTATCCGTGAGCGCGGTGCCTTCCTTGCTCGTCTTCGGGGGATTAGAGCAGATTATTTCGAGAGGGAGATTAGAGCAGCCCAGCGGGGCGGGTGCTCGGTGTTTTCTTGCCCCTGCGCTGCCCGTTTTGAGGAGAAAAACGGGGATTTGGGCTGCGAAAATCGGCGTGAAGTGGTCCTGAACCCACCGAGGTACGGGGCCATTTGGGTTGAAATCCCTAAATCCAGTCGTTCTCCGCGGGGTTTAATCCCCGCCGGGGATCGCTTGGAAGGGGATGACACGGGAGCTGCGAGGCGGAGCAGTTTGGGGGGAATCTGAGTGATTTTGGGGCTAATTTTGGGGTTTTGCCCCCAGGGCGCACTCGGCTGCCGCGCCTCCCCCGGATTAACGCCGGCATTGGGAAATTCGAGCCTTAAAGCTCCGAAAGGTGGCAGGAAAGGTGAGACACCGCCTCGTTAATCCCTCAGCACCCTTCATTAATAGCTAATTTAAGGGCAGGAGGCTCCGAACGCATCCTCGGAGTGGCTGCGttgggattttttcccccaaaaaaacgCAGGGATTTGGGAATCCGTCGCCACCCGCGTGGCAATGGGCCACTGAGGTTCAGGGATGCGACTGGGGGGGCCGAAATCCCCGGGGTTTCGTCCTTCCTCGGGGTCAGCAGAGCTTCACGAGATGCCCTGGGGGTGCTTTTGGCTAATTCTGAGTCATTCCTCCCCAAATCCATCACCTAAAAAATCTTCTAGGACGCGTTCGGCCTGGGGGAGAGCTCGCAAGAGGCTGAGAAAGAAACGAGGTGTTGCAAAAGAGCCGGGTACCCAAATCGGTGTTTTCTCCCCCCGGCACCGGTG carries:
- the LOC121063180 gene encoding RAC-beta serine/threonine-protein kinase, coding for MSEVAVVKEGWLHKRGEYIKTWRPRYFLLKSDGSFIGYKERPETSDHSLPPLNNFSVAECQLMKTERPRPNTFVIRCLQWTTVIERTFHVDSPEEREEWMRAIQTVANSLKNQEPEVDAMDYKCGSPNDSTGAEEMEVAVSKTRAKATMNDFDYLKLLGKGTFGKVILVREKATGRYYAMKILRKEVIIAKDEVAHTVTESRVLQNTRHPFLTALKYAFQTNDRLCFVMEYANGGELFFHLSRERVFTEDRARFYGAEIVSALEYLHSRDVVYRDIKLENLMLDKDGHIKITDFGLCKEGISDGATMKTFCGTPEYLAPEVLEDNDYGRAVDWWGLGVVMYEMMCGRLPFYNQDHERLFELILMEEIRFPRTLSPEAKALLAGLLKKDPKQRLGGGPSDAKEVMEHRFFAAINWQDVVQKKLVPPFKPQVTSEIDTRYFDDEFTAQSITITPPDRYDNMGSLESDQRTHFPQFSYSASIRE